The proteins below are encoded in one region of Bacteroidota bacterium:
- a CDS encoding non-ribosomal peptide synthetase: MTDINNQFKNVEMKPVDFDPFAHGEILITAPATEAQKEIWASVQMGPEANCAFNESMSIQVRGNIDGQVFNSAMNDIIVRHEALRTTFSPDGTVLSINKELLIDVPVIDLSGLEQNDRNKQLQDLLIQEVVEPFDLEYGPLVRSKIIKLQEKLFRILITAHHIICDGWAMAIVMQDLGKIYSARIKGFKPELPTPCLFSDYAIEDKLHFNSESGYETEKYWISQYNGAVPVLDFPTIHTRPLM, encoded by the coding sequence ATGACAGATATAAATAATCAATTTAAAAATGTTGAAATGAAACCTGTTGATTTTGATCCGTTTGCACACGGAGAAATTCTGATAACTGCGCCAGCAACAGAAGCACAAAAAGAAATATGGGCTTCTGTCCAAATGGGACCTGAAGCAAACTGTGCATTCAATGAGTCCATGTCAATACAGGTTCGTGGCAATATAGACGGACAGGTTTTCAATAGTGCCATGAATGACATCATCGTTCGCCATGAAGCCTTGCGTACAACGTTCAGCCCTGACGGTACAGTGTTAAGTATAAATAAAGAGTTACTTATTGATGTCCCCGTCATTGATCTTTCCGGGTTAGAACAAAATGATAGAAATAAACAGCTTCAAGATCTTCTTATACAGGAAGTTGTGGAGCCGTTTGACTTAGAATATGGCCCATTAGTAAGGTCTAAAATCATCAAGTTGCAGGAAAAATTGTTCAGAATTCTTATTACTGCGCATCATATTATTTGCGACGGATGGGCGATGGCCATTGTCATGCAGGACCTTGGTAAAATTTACAGTGCAAGAATAAAAGGTTTTAAACCTGAATTACCGACACCTTGTCTTTTCAGTGATTATGCCATCGAAGACAAGCTGCACTTTAACAGTGAAAGTGGGTATGAAACTGAAAAATATTGGATATCTCAATACAATGGTGCCGTCCCTGTACTTGACTTCCCGACAATTCACACAAGACCGTTAATGAG
- a CDS encoding amino acid adenylation domain-containing protein has translation MNKEDTHKILVEWNETTTLFPQNLCIHNLFEIQAKKNPEKVAVTCAGESLTYDQLDKKSNSLANYLKRHGVVTNVFVGICVERSLEMIVGILGILKAGGVYVPLDPEYPADRLAFMLNDCGASVLLTLRRMSVELPEINISTIYLDADWDNIRCESEHFDDSSVTSDNLIYVIYTSGSTGRPKGTLIYHKGFVNLLHWYTTEFFFGADAKVLLISSTSFDLTQKNIFAPLICGGHLVLLESQVFDAGIIQDTIERHGVTSLNCTPSAFQGLVLDGDEFCYLKLKTLRQVFLGGEPIIVSRFESWRKNPHCEAQIINSYGPTECTDVCAYYRLIDYERYNETSVPIGRPICNTQLYVLDSDLKLMPIGEEGELCIGGAGVGAGYLNRSDLTSEKFIPNPFGTNKSDRLYRTGDRTRYLVDGNIEYLGRIDQQVKIRGFRIELGEIESAIDKHPAVRESVVISSENSSGQKYLVAYIVISSDKSPIINEIRRFLQKTLPDYMLPTAWMFIDKMPLTPNGKVDRLKLPAVGNKRPEISQEYRAPLNELEKQLADIWCEILGFDKVGVNDPFFELGGTSIQAIQFISRVGRLLSHSIPIVNFFDAPTISFFSSHLLKFYTNQVIELFPSLSLLEGQISPEYRLNCTNKCCESKNPDKLSFMNNNLKIDDDIAIIGMAGRFPGSSDVGEFWDNLCKGKELSTRVSEKDLLDSGLDPLLLDNPSYVNVCYALDAYDMFDASFFGYTPKEAEIIDPQHRLFLECAWSVLEDSGYDLSTCNAKVGIFGGVARNGYLINNIGSHDDLRPASGEYQYLLGNEKDFVTTRVAYKLNLRGLALSVQTACSSSGVALHLACQSLKAGDCDMAIVGGCRVEVPHNVGYQYIDGGTFSEDGHIRTFDAKSSGMVRGSGGGCILLKRMKSAVADNDNVHVVIKSSAVNNDGSDKIGFSAPSVRGQAEVITKALSVSGIDPETVQYVESHGTGTRLGDPIEIAALTQAYRNFTDKNSFCAIGSVKTNIGHLDAGACIAGVIKTALSIKYKKIPPSLHYENPNPNIDFVNSPFYVNAELQEWPANGVPRRAGISSFGMGGTNAHIIIEEADIYSESSASRPWNVVMLSARTEISLDKAISNLLSFLKKNSAVNFSDMAYTLQIGRRNFEHRACAVCRSVDDLIFSSDGNSRFQRRILHENGRVPKVVFMFPGQGSQHVNMGRDLYENEPEFKNTVDYCAGHFNNLLNIDLIGILYPEPDKAELSSKLLLDTQITQAALFTVEFALSKLWMSWGVKPAVMIGHSIGEYVAACLSGVISLEDALETVALRGRLMQAMDKGSMIAVQMPAKKIQDILEPGTSVSVINAPDRCVVSGPENIIEILKNKLITKKIGVVQLQTSHAFHSEMMESAMAPFVEYLKRIRLNQVQIPFISCCTGQLITDKDATDPHYWSRQLRQPVLFSQGIQTIVSDENTVLLEVGPGNTLSSLSRRHIRKESLVKIITSWANVNSEHSAYGKTMSAVGELWLAKVVIDWHGFYHYENRRRISLPTYPFERKRFWINAALKSNNETPILPRDVKQMTINQNTATSHTVEYPSQNPSVSRKDRLVIELRNIIIDLSGLELNVSDGSTSFLDLGLDSIFLTQIIGELQKKFGIKVKFRQLFEEYTNIASLADLINKELPPDKMTPKELPIEQPRQQDFGDVVNKRQLPVNMDSLLVELIQSNDNPINPNSSVGLERVIAQQLLIMQQQLNAMRGLSADSGMVSSVHTVNRELSTQGNMVINSPPETPSSESIDKNDNQNVVSNKAFGAGVRIEKSHSMGMTGIQKKTLDTIISGYIAKTKGSKNYTELNRPHLADPRAVSGFSPLMKELVYPIVINRSFGSKVWDVDGNEYIDMTNGFGANLLGHSPPFITEALTEQLKLGVEIGPQHPLAGEVAQLVCEFSKLDRAIFCNTGSEAVMGAMRIARTVTGRDKIVMFTDDYHGMFDEIIVRGTKTLRSIPASAGIPFTSVEKMMVLEYGAQESIDIISENAKDIAAVLVEPVQSRNLDLQPAGFLKILRQETEKLGIALIFDEVVTGFRCHPNGAQVYFDVKADIVTYGKVVGGGMPIGVITGRSKFMDALDGGQWRYGDSSIPEAGVTYFAGTFVRHPLALAAARATLNYLKISGPLLQENLNKKTASCVASLRDFIRSVKAPIKILHFSSAFQLKFTEDILLPGLIYVFLRHKGIHISEGRTWFFTASHTDEDVDAVVTAFKESILDLQRGGFLSGNPEIGKFSVKDDDSERILSTKPPVPGAKLGRCPDGNPAWFVPDPNKPGKYLEVK, from the coding sequence ATGAATAAAGAAGATACTCATAAAATCCTCGTGGAATGGAATGAAACAACAACACTATTTCCCCAAAATCTTTGCATTCATAATCTTTTTGAAATACAAGCTAAAAAAAACCCCGAAAAAGTTGCGGTTACATGTGCTGGGGAATCATTAACATATGATCAGCTTGATAAAAAATCGAATAGTCTTGCTAATTATCTTAAACGGCATGGCGTCGTTACCAATGTGTTTGTTGGAATATGTGTTGAACGATCTTTAGAAATGATTGTCGGCATTCTTGGTATATTGAAAGCCGGTGGGGTCTACGTTCCTCTTGATCCGGAATATCCTGCAGACAGGCTTGCTTTCATGCTTAACGATTGCGGCGCATCGGTCTTGCTTACATTGAGAAGAATGTCTGTTGAATTGCCGGAGATAAATATATCAACTATATATTTAGATGCTGACTGGGATAACATCAGGTGCGAATCCGAACATTTCGATGACAGTTCTGTCACTTCTGATAACCTTATTTATGTTATATATACGTCAGGGTCTACGGGCAGACCTAAAGGGACACTTATTTACCACAAGGGTTTTGTTAACCTCCTTCACTGGTACACGACAGAGTTCTTTTTTGGGGCTGACGCCAAGGTTTTGCTCATATCATCAACAAGCTTCGATTTAACCCAGAAAAATATATTTGCTCCTCTTATTTGTGGTGGACATCTTGTTTTACTGGAATCACAGGTTTTTGATGCCGGGATTATTCAGGATACTATTGAACGCCACGGGGTAACCTCATTAAATTGTACGCCAAGTGCTTTCCAGGGTCTTGTTCTTGATGGCGATGAGTTTTGCTATTTAAAACTTAAAACTCTCAGACAAGTGTTTTTGGGTGGTGAACCTATTATTGTGTCTCGTTTTGAATCATGGCGTAAAAACCCTCACTGTGAAGCTCAAATTATTAACTCCTATGGCCCCACAGAATGTACCGATGTTTGCGCCTATTATCGCCTCATTGATTATGAACGTTATAATGAAACGTCAGTCCCCATTGGGCGACCAATTTGCAACACACAATTATATGTTCTTGACAGCGATCTCAAACTCATGCCGATTGGTGAAGAAGGTGAGCTGTGTATAGGAGGGGCAGGAGTCGGTGCAGGTTATCTGAATCGTAGTGATTTGACATCGGAAAAATTTATTCCAAACCCATTTGGCACGAATAAATCTGACCGATTATACAGAACAGGCGATAGGACAAGATATTTAGTTGATGGTAATATTGAGTATCTCGGACGTATTGATCAACAAGTTAAAATAAGAGGGTTTCGAATTGAACTGGGTGAGATTGAATCAGCTATTGATAAGCATCCGGCTGTTCGGGAATCAGTCGTTATTTCAAGTGAAAATAGTTCAGGTCAAAAATATCTTGTTGCCTATATTGTAATCTCAAGCGATAAATCTCCCATTATTAATGAAATACGACGTTTCTTGCAAAAAACATTACCGGACTATATGCTTCCTACAGCCTGGATGTTTATTGATAAAATGCCATTGACCCCAAATGGGAAGGTCGATCGGTTAAAATTACCCGCTGTGGGAAATAAACGTCCCGAGATATCCCAAGAATACAGGGCTCCTTTAAATGAGCTTGAAAAACAATTAGCTGATATCTGGTGTGAAATTCTAGGATTTGATAAAGTTGGTGTGAATGACCCTTTTTTTGAGTTGGGCGGGACATCTATACAGGCGATACAATTCATATCCCGAGTCGGTCGGCTTTTAAGCCATTCTATACCCATTGTGAATTTTTTTGATGCGCCAACCATATCCTTCTTTTCATCTCATCTCCTAAAATTTTATACGAATCAGGTCATTGAACTGTTTCCGTCACTGAGTCTTTTAGAGGGACAGATATCCCCCGAGTATAGATTAAATTGCACAAATAAATGTTGTGAAAGTAAAAATCCAGACAAGCTTTCGTTTATGAACAATAATTTGAAAATTGATGATGATATTGCGATTATCGGTATGGCAGGTCGATTCCCCGGTTCTTCTGATGTGGGTGAATTCTGGGATAATTTATGCAAAGGGAAAGAGCTTTCCACACGTGTTTCAGAAAAAGATCTGTTAGATTCTGGTTTAGATCCTTTATTATTGGATAATCCGTCATATGTGAATGTATGTTACGCTCTGGATGCTTATGACATGTTTGATGCTTCTTTTTTTGGTTATACTCCCAAAGAGGCGGAGATCATTGATCCCCAACATCGGTTGTTTCTTGAATGTGCTTGGTCGGTTCTTGAAGACAGCGGATACGATTTGAGTACCTGTAATGCAAAAGTCGGTATTTTTGGCGGAGTTGCCCGTAACGGGTACCTTATTAATAATATAGGGAGTCATGATGATTTAAGGCCTGCTTCAGGTGAATACCAATATCTTTTAGGAAATGAAAAAGATTTTGTCACCACCCGAGTTGCCTATAAACTGAATCTGAGAGGTCTGGCACTTAGTGTTCAGACTGCATGTTCATCATCTGGAGTAGCACTTCATCTTGCCTGTCAGAGCTTAAAAGCAGGTGATTGTGACATGGCTATTGTTGGCGGATGTCGTGTGGAGGTCCCGCATAACGTTGGATATCAATATATAGATGGTGGAACATTTTCTGAAGACGGTCATATCAGAACATTCGATGCTAAATCCAGTGGCATGGTTCGAGGTAGTGGGGGCGGGTGTATTCTTTTAAAAAGAATGAAGAGTGCGGTTGCAGACAACGATAATGTGCATGTTGTAATAAAAAGTTCGGCTGTGAATAATGATGGTTCAGATAAAATTGGTTTTTCAGCGCCAAGCGTCAGGGGGCAAGCAGAAGTAATTACAAAAGCATTGTCCGTGTCAGGAATAGATCCCGAGACCGTTCAGTATGTTGAGAGCCATGGAACAGGGACCCGGTTGGGTGACCCAATTGAAATAGCTGCATTAACCCAGGCATATAGAAATTTTACTGATAAAAATAGTTTTTGTGCCATAGGCTCTGTAAAAACAAACATTGGTCATCTGGATGCAGGGGCTTGCATTGCAGGGGTAATAAAAACAGCATTATCAATAAAATATAAAAAAATACCTCCAAGCCTTCATTATGAAAACCCAAATCCGAATATCGATTTTGTAAACAGTCCGTTCTATGTCAATGCAGAATTACAGGAATGGCCTGCTAATGGTGTTCCTCGACGGGCAGGTATCAGTTCCTTTGGAATGGGTGGAACCAACGCTCATATTATTATTGAAGAAGCAGATATTTATTCTGAAAGCTCTGCTTCGAGGCCATGGAACGTTGTCATGCTGTCCGCTCGGACAGAAATATCACTTGATAAAGCAATTTCTAATCTCTTGTCTTTCCTTAAGAAAAATTCTGCAGTAAATTTTTCAGATATGGCATATACCCTGCAAATTGGGCGGCGAAATTTTGAACATCGAGCGTGTGCTGTATGTCGGAGTGTTGACGATCTGATTTTTAGCTCGGATGGGAATTCACGATTTCAACGTCGTATTTTGCACGAAAACGGAAGAGTTCCTAAGGTTGTTTTTATGTTTCCAGGGCAGGGATCTCAGCATGTTAACATGGGCAGGGATCTCTACGAAAATGAACCTGAGTTTAAGAATACGGTTGATTACTGCGCGGGTCATTTTAATAACTTACTGAATATTGATCTTATTGGGATTTTATATCCTGAACCTGACAAAGCAGAATTGTCATCCAAGCTTTTGCTTGACACACAGATTACTCAGGCAGCCTTGTTCACTGTTGAGTTTGCCTTATCCAAGTTATGGATGTCCTGGGGGGTAAAACCCGCAGTCATGATTGGGCATAGTATAGGTGAGTACGTTGCTGCGTGTTTATCCGGGGTTATATCTCTTGAGGATGCGTTGGAAACGGTTGCATTGCGAGGCCGGTTAATGCAGGCCATGGATAAAGGGTCCATGATTGCTGTGCAAATGCCGGCAAAAAAAATACAGGATATTCTTGAGCCGGGGACGTCGGTATCTGTTATCAATGCTCCGGATCGTTGTGTCGTTTCTGGACCCGAGAATATAATAGAAATACTGAAAAATAAGTTGATTACGAAAAAAATCGGGGTTGTGCAGTTACAAACATCCCATGCGTTTCATTCAGAGATGATGGAGTCTGCAATGGCTCCTTTCGTTGAATATTTAAAACGTATCAGGTTGAACCAGGTGCAGATTCCTTTTATTTCGTGCTGTACTGGGCAACTCATTACGGACAAGGATGCTACTGATCCACACTATTGGTCAAGGCAACTTCGTCAGCCAGTCCTTTTCAGTCAGGGGATTCAAACTATTGTTTCAGATGAGAATACCGTACTGCTTGAAGTAGGGCCAGGAAATACACTGAGTTCCCTGTCGAGAAGACATATCAGGAAAGAAAGCCTGGTGAAAATTATCACATCCTGGGCTAATGTTAATTCTGAACATTCGGCGTACGGAAAAACGATGTCAGCCGTCGGTGAATTGTGGTTGGCAAAAGTAGTCATTGATTGGCATGGATTCTATCACTATGAAAACAGAAGAAGAATCAGTTTGCCTACCTATCCATTTGAACGGAAACGTTTTTGGATAAATGCTGCTTTAAAAAGTAATAATGAAACACCTATACTTCCAAGAGACGTAAAACAAATGACGATTAATCAAAACACTGCCACATCGCATACTGTGGAATACCCCTCCCAGAACCCGAGTGTATCCCGTAAGGATCGCTTAGTCATAGAACTCCGTAACATTATTATTGATTTGTCGGGACTTGAATTGAATGTATCGGACGGTTCCACCTCTTTTCTTGATCTGGGACTTGATTCTATTTTTCTTACACAAATTATTGGTGAACTCCAGAAAAAATTTGGGATCAAAGTTAAATTTAGACAATTATTTGAGGAGTATACTAATATTGCCTCTCTGGCTGATTTAATAAACAAAGAACTACCTCCCGATAAGATGACGCCAAAGGAACTTCCAATAGAACAGCCCCGTCAACAGGATTTTGGAGATGTTGTAAATAAGAGACAGCTACCGGTTAACATGGATTCACTTTTGGTTGAATTGATTCAATCAAACGACAATCCGATTAACCCAAATTCTTCAGTTGGTCTTGAACGTGTTATCGCACAACAGCTGTTGATTATGCAGCAACAACTCAATGCTATGCGTGGATTATCAGCTGATTCCGGAATGGTTTCTTCTGTACATACAGTGAATAGGGAGCTGTCCACTCAAGGAAATATGGTTATCAATTCACCTCCTGAAACACCATCGAGCGAGTCAATAGATAAGAACGACAACCAGAACGTTGTCTCTAATAAAGCGTTTGGTGCGGGCGTACGAATTGAAAAATCACATTCGATGGGCATGACGGGAATCCAGAAAAAAACATTGGATACCATTATTTCAGGATATATAGCTAAAACCAAGGGCTCAAAAAATTATACTGAACTGAATCGGCCCCATCTTGCCGATCCCCGGGCTGTCTCAGGATTTAGTCCATTAATGAAAGAGCTTGTTTATCCCATTGTTATTAATCGTTCTTTTGGCTCTAAAGTCTGGGATGTTGATGGCAATGAATATATTGATATGACAAACGGATTTGGAGCAAACCTTTTAGGGCATTCCCCTCCCTTTATTACAGAAGCCCTCACCGAGCAATTGAAGCTTGGTGTAGAAATAGGTCCACAGCATCCGCTTGCAGGTGAAGTTGCTCAACTGGTGTGTGAATTTTCCAAACTTGATCGCGCCATATTCTGTAATACCGGTTCAGAGGCTGTTATGGGTGCAATGCGAATAGCCAGGACGGTAACAGGACGTGATAAGATTGTGATGTTCACCGATGATTATCATGGTATGTTTGATGAAATCATCGTCAGGGGGACAAAAACACTTCGGTCCATACCAGCTTCGGCCGGCATTCCCTTCACGTCGGTGGAAAAAATGATGGTTTTAGAGTATGGGGCTCAAGAATCCATTGATATCATAAGCGAAAATGCTAAAGATATTGCGGCAGTGTTAGTTGAACCGGTTCAAAGTAGAAACCTGGATTTGCAACCTGCAGGTTTTTTGAAAATATTGCGGCAAGAAACTGAAAAATTAGGGATTGCCCTGATATTTGATGAGGTAGTTACAGGTTTCAGGTGCCACCCGAATGGTGCGCAAGTTTATTTTGATGTGAAAGCGGATATCGTCACCTATGGGAAGGTGGTTGGGGGAGGAATGCCTATTGGAGTTATAACAGGCCGTTCTAAGTTTATGGACGCTCTGGACGGTGGCCAGTGGCGATATGGAGACAGTTCAATACCCGAGGCAGGCGTTACATATTTTGCAGGAACCTTTGTCAGACATCCCCTTGCGTTAGCTGCTGCCAGGGCTACCTTGAATTATCTTAAAATAAGTGGCCCGTTATTACAGGAAAATTTAAATAAAAAAACAGCGTCTTGTGTTGCAAGTTTGAGAGATTTCATCCGATCCGTGAAGGCGCCGATAAAAATTCTGCATTTTAGTTCTGCATTCCAGCTCAAATTTACAGAAGACATCCTTTTACCAGGGCTGATTTATGTTTTTCTTAGACACAAGGGCATCCATATTTCAGAGGGACGAACATGGTTTTTTACAGCATCTCATACCGATGAAGATGTGGATGCCGTTGTTACTGCTTTCAAGGAAAGTATTTTAGATCTTCAAAGGGGCGGGTTTCTTTCCGGGAATCCGGAGATAGGAAAATTTTCTGTAAAAGACGATGATTCAGAGCGTATACTCTCAACCAAGCCACCTGTCCCTGGAGCAAAATTAGGGCGATGCCCGGATGGAAATCCCGCCTGGTTTGTACCAGATCCAAATAAACCCGGTAAGTATTTGGAGGTGAAGTAA
- a CDS encoding PEP-CTERM sorting domain-containing protein, producing the protein MATTYNDAAVVSEVQNSTANYNTIASVNRIDDGVYLSHNRYYVWALDDLTTSSNLSRIDIIFSGMYDESGAENFLNVFLFDNAYESGFINGYQEAGRDESDPALPDWTEVTNDGVTHLGEWQYDYSTYNYDEDNIRFDVVFSITDLNLLSYMVNGNSFGIGIDPDCYFRVDSISIANPVPEPATLFLLGVGILGFARKGRKIYNQ; encoded by the coding sequence ATGGCCACAACGTACAATGATGCTGCTGTTGTTAGTGAAGTCCAAAATAGTACCGCTAACTATAATACAATCGCGAGTGTTAATCGAATTGATGATGGTGTCTACTTAAGTCATAATAGGTACTATGTGTGGGCACTTGATGATTTGACAACAAGTTCAAACCTATCACGTATTGATATCATTTTTAGTGGCATGTATGACGAATCAGGGGCTGAAAATTTTCTTAATGTGTTCCTTTTTGACAATGCATATGAGTCTGGTTTTATTAACGGTTATCAAGAAGCTGGGCGTGATGAATCTGATCCGGCATTACCTGATTGGACCGAAGTTACTAATGATGGTGTTACACACTTAGGTGAATGGCAATATGATTATTCAACCTATAATTACGATGAAGATAATATTCGATTTGATGTTGTTTTTTCAATTACTGATCTGAATTTGTTGAGCTATATGGTAAATGGGAATTCATTTGGTATTGGAATCGATCCTGACTGTTATTTCAGAGTTGATTCAATCTCTATCGCTAACCCCGTTCCGGAACCCGCTACCCTTTTTCTTTTAGGTGTTGGCATCCTTGGTTTTGCAAGAAAAGGAAGAAAAATATATAATCAATAA